GGTTTCGAAGGGGGTGGCACCGGGTGGTGCGGGCACCTCTTCGCCGAAGACGCCCGCCTTCCGGGCCATCGGGGCCATCTGCTCGAAGGCCGGGATCACTTCGGCGAGGGCCGCCTCGGCGGGCGTGTAGTCCTGACCGGTGGCGCGTGCCAGATCCCAGCCGTGGACGACCAGGTCGCCCAGCACCATGTGCGCGACGGTGCGCTGGGGCAGTCCCATGCCCTGGGAGACGCCCTCCAGCGCGTCGGGGTCCGACCAGGCGGCGGCGAGCCGGTCCGTCTCCTCCTCGAAGCGGGTGCGCCACTCCCCTTCGAGCCGGTCGGGGGTGGTGCTGAAGTCGGCTTCCTGTCTGGCCGCCAGTTTCTGGAACTCGATGACGACGTGGAAGAGGTGGTTGAGCAGCGCCCGTACGTCGTACTCGCTGCACGGGGTAGGGGCGGTGAGCTGTTCGTCGGTGGTACCGCGTACGACGGGGGCCGTGGTGCGGGCGGCGCTGTCGATCAGGGAGGAGATGTCGTTGGTCATGCGGATGACGGTAGGCGTGCGAGGGGGCTGCGGCTTGAAGAAACGCGACATAGCATCGGCGTCATGGCAGGTCAGGAGGGCGCGCCGGCCGGGGGCGCCGGACCCCGTGGTGACGCGGCGACGCCGGGGCCGATGCCGGGGAGCGCGGGGCGTCCGCGCGAGGACACCCGGGGCATCGTGGAGGCCCCGGGGCTGCTGGCGCGGGTCCGCTTCCGGCGCCGGGCGGCGGCCGTGCCGCTGCGCCGCTGGGTCGAGCACTACTGGCTGATCGACTGGGAGCTGG
This sequence is a window from Streptomyces sp. NBC_01775. Protein-coding genes within it:
- a CDS encoding TIGR03086 family metal-binding protein, coding for MTNDISSLIDSAARTTAPVVRGTTDEQLTAPTPCSEYDVRALLNHLFHVVIEFQKLAARQEADFSTTPDRLEGEWRTRFEEETDRLAAAWSDPDALEGVSQGMGLPQRTVAHMVLGDLVVHGWDLARATGQDYTPAEAALAEVIPAFEQMAPMARKAGVFGEEVPAPPGATPFETLLAGTGRDPGWTPATRG